A genomic segment from Aegilops tauschii subsp. strangulata cultivar AL8/78 chromosome 1, Aet v6.0, whole genome shotgun sequence encodes:
- the LOC109752157 gene encoding amino acid permease 3 produces MGENGVGKNNYQGSAAAAAMEVSSAEHGQAGGSKCYDDDGRLKRTGTMWTASAHIITAVIGSGVLSLAWAIGQLGWVAGPAVMLLFSLVTYYTSSLLSDCYRSGDETTGKRNYTYMDAVNANLSGIKVQLCGFLQYANIVGVAIGYTIAASISMLAIKRANCFHVEGHVNPCHISSTPYMIIFGVAEIFFSQIPDFDQISWLSILAAIMSFTYSTIGLGLGIVQVVANKGVKGSLTGISIGVVTPMDKVWRSLQAFGDIAFAYSYSLILIEIQDTIRAPPPSEAKVMRRATVVSVATTTLFYMLCGCMGYAAFGDNAPGNLLTGFGFYEPFWLLDIANAAIVVHLVGAYQVYCQPLFAFVEKWAQQRWPKSRFITGEIQVPLVSCGFKLNLFRLTWRSAFVVATTVVSMLLPFFNDVVGFLGAIGFWPLTVYFPVEMYIVQKKIPKWSSQWVCLQLLSLACLIITIAAAAGSIAGIMSDLKVYKPFSTTD; encoded by the exons ATGGGGGAGAACGGCGTGGGCAAGAACAACTACCAGGgtagcgcggcggcggcggccatggagGTGTCCTCCGCGGAGCACGGCCAGGCGGGCGGCTCCAAGTGCTACGACGACGACGGCCGCCTCAAGCGTACCG GGACGATGTGGACGGCGAGCGCCCACATCATCACGGCGGTGATCGGGTCCGGGGTGCTGTCGCTGGCCTGGGCCATCGGCCAGCTCGGCTGGgtggccggccccgccgtcatgCTGCTCTTCTCCCTCGTCACCTACTACACCTCCTCGCTGCTCTCCGACTGCTACCGCTCCGGCGACGAGACCACCGGCAAGCGCAACTACACCTACATGGACGCCGTCAACGCCAACCTCA gtggcaTCAAGGTCCAGCTCTGCGGATTCCTGCAGTACGCCAACATCGTCGGCGTCGCCATTGGATACACCATCGCCGCCTCCATTAGCATGCT TGCGATCAAGAGGGCCAACTGCTTCCACGTCGAGGGGCACGTGAACCCGTGCCACATCTCGAGCACGCCCTACATGATCATCTTCGGCGTGGCGGAGATCTTCTTCTCGCAGATCCCGGACTTCGACCAGATCTCCTGGCTCTCCATCCTGGCCGCCATCATGTCCTTCACCTACTCCACCatcggcctcggcctcggcatCGTCCAGGTGGTCGCCAACAAGGGCGTCAAGGGCAGCCTCACCGGCATCAGCATCGGCGTCGTCACGCCCATGGACAAGGTGTGGCGGAGCCTCCAGGCCTTCGGCGACATCGCCTTCGCCTACTCCTACTCGCTCATCCTCATCGAGATCCAGGACACCATCagggcgccgccgccgtccgagGCCAAGGTCATGCGCCGCGCCACCGTCGTCAGCGTCGCCACCACCACGCTCTTCTACATGCTCTGCGGCTGCATGGGCTACGCCGCCTTCGGCGACAACGCCCCCGGGAACCTCCTCACCGGCTTCGGCTTCTACGAGCCATTCTGGCTGCTCGACATCGCCAACGCCGCCATCGTCGTCCACCTCGTCGGCGCCTACCAGGTCTACTGCCAGCCCCTGTTCGCCTTCGTGGAGAAGTGGGCGCAGCAGAGGTGGCCCAAGTCGCGGTTCATCACCGGAGAGATCCAGGTCCCGCTCGTCTCCTGCGGCTTCAAGCTCAACCTCTTCCGCCTGACGTGGCGGTCGGCGTTCGTGGTGGCCACGACCGTCGTGTCCATGCTGCTGCCCTTCTTCAACGACGTCGTCGGCTTCCTCGGGGCCATCGGGTTCTGGCCGCTCACCGTCTACTTCCCCGTGGAGATGTACATCGTGCAGAAGAAGATACCCAAGTGGAGCTCACAGTGGGTGTGCCTACAGCTGCTCAGCCTCGCCTGCCTCATCATCACcattgccgccgccgccggctccaTCGCCGGGATAATGTCCGACCTAAAGGTCTACAAGCCGTTCTCCACGACTGACTGA
- the LOC109752160 gene encoding probable magnesium transporter NIPA4: MRGERLGSWVVSYTGMSADNIKGLLLAVSSSLFIGASFIVKKKGLKKAGASGVRAGVGGYSYLLEPLWWIGLITMVVGEIANFAAYAFAPAILVTPLGALSIIISAVLARIILREKLHIFGVLGCVLCVVGSTTIVLHAPAEREIESVAEVWDLATEPGFLLYAAIVLTAAFVLIFHFVPQYGQTHIMVYIGICSLFGSLSVMSVKALGIALKLTFSGMNQLVYPQTWFFTLVVIACIVTQMNYLNKALDTFNTAVVSPIYYTMFTSLTILASVIMFKDWDRQNPTQIVTEMCGFVTILSGTFLLHKTKDMVDGLQQNLPIRIPKHADEDAYESEGIPLRSAADRIPLRSPRGTEGIPLRSAADGIPLRSSSRGTESFRSTS, encoded by the exons ATGCGCGGGGAGCGGCTGGGGAGCTGGGTGGTGTCCTACACCGGGATGTCGGCGGACAACATCAAGGGCCTGCTGCTGGCGGTCTCCTCCAGCCTCTTCATCGGGGCCAGCTTCATCGTCAAGAAGAAGGGCCTCAAGAAGGCCGGCGCCTCCGGCGTCCGCGCAG GTGTTGGTGGCTACTCTTACCTGCTTGAGCCACTGTGGTGGATAGGACTGATAACAA TGGTTGTTGGGGAAATCGCTAACTTTGCTGCGTACGCTTTTGCCCCTGCTATCTTGGTCACTCCACTTGGCGCACTTAGCATAATTATTAG TGCTGTTCTTGCACGTATCATTTTGCGGGAGAAGCTGCACATATTTGGTGTACTCGGATGTGTTCTTTGTGTCGTGGGTTCGACAACAATTGTGCTACATGCCCCTGCAGAACGTGAAATTGAGTCTGTGGCAGAAGTATGGGATCTTGCTACTGAACCAG GATTTCTACTTTATGCAGCCATTGTGCTCACAGCAGCTTTTGTGCTCATATTCCATTTTGTCCCACAGTATGGTCAGACACATATTATGGTGTATATTGGTATCTGTTCTCTTTTTGGGTCTCTGTCG GTCATGAGTGTCAAAGCTCTTGGGATAGCCTTGAAGCTGACGTTTTCAGGGATGAACCAGCTAGTCTATCCACAAACATGGTTCttcacacttgttgtgattgcATGCATAGTAACACAGATGAACTATCTGAACAAG GCCCTTGACACATTCAATACTGCAGTTGTTTCGCCCATTTATTATACGATGTTTACTTCGTTGACCATTTTGGCTAGTGTAATAATGTTCAAG GACTGGGATCGTCAAAATCCGACTCAAATTGTCACGGAAATGTGTGGTTTTGTTACTATCCTTTCTGGGACGTTTCTGCTTCACAAGACAAAAGACATGGTGGATG GTCTCCAACAGAATTTACCTATCCGAATTCCTAAACACGCGGATGAGGATGCGTATGAATCTGAAGGAATTCCTCTCAGGTCTGCTGCTGATAGGATTCCTCTCAGGTCACCGAGGGGCACCGAAGGAATTCCTCTCAGGTCTGCCGCCGACGGCATTCCGCTCAGATCATCATCGAGGGGCACAGAATCGTTCCGCTCGACATCATGA